The following coding sequences lie in one Phalacrocorax carbo chromosome 3, bPhaCar2.1, whole genome shotgun sequence genomic window:
- the LOC104040901 gene encoding zinc finger protein 91 — translation MSAGQGGPVPEPEPEADGESHVFEIVLPVTVFVLSDDDFLQDDAEEPVASFPELEDEWKHNLNNSVFLKSDVMPSSDSNSLSIWEENSAPNEDNSLKCYGEELAAESVCNRSKSTSLSDQCDAGTDKYSQNGVLPTSSCKTELTEINETSDRKERDGDDGLQKMPPPLSSAGNEGRDDIVKTSSQLALAVISECEEKLVRTASLGSDGSREKQPEIHTEMETVVEMEDPDSSKNGDNESTNRKRSECEHETLSSRLEYGLKEELKLTYNCSAPFHNGCSPTSEELLKDLGKLESNASTSAESNTTGEHIYKTLTPFPRKRHQQQKVASSLASPKEFQSQQDNLAWLSNNVTFIPLSKASCSINKPERLNFKCRFCSSLYKYSAHLKKHLYSAHKDKKIHKCCFCKRTFFFFVNLKNHLKLHNKMTRLQKARKNRINARKASQRKSEERKFETKKRESKYEKFFIKIERDFTPLGVPVSFSCKICFFTSSNPRIFIHHMKGHKAKPPYQCPQCEYSCISLSYLLNHMYWHAGYKLYQCRFCTFFSLYFASMVRHSYIHTGAKPYSSEFCQSAFTSTTGLERHGRLHVGKEPCQGQQCDFVSGRKRTRRPLKNYTCDECNIVFYTRGHLSFHKKFHEQFKAPANGYMNQSNEYHKDKICKVDSVSQDHVSLSPGKENDCLSGGMLAPEVDFEWAGDVQDNKKMCSGKKIPENSHGSSSLPFIGNRSEVPLNSYKMDAVLCKEQPLFNSKTSHSQVQDDDAYHKFVEKLKDTWPSSLSTFKMYKCQRCNYATAVHSDFKLHLKIHTDERLFVCKECNKAFQTSSHLKKHSLVHIKNEYEFGHCLYVDSRLEDLELQHEMHVGMCPEREFRSSEGSNSIHSLLGSEFCGVQPDVQRGREDDLLEQSQPQFYQCAECEYTTYILSNLELHVRTHTGEKPYSCSVCQKKFRTSSHLKRHRVTHFNMEHLKCRNCDYSTNKWLSLKQHLASHSCGESLSTGCLYEQKQLPVKTYTCEECGYCTAHNGNLKLHLRIHTGEKPFKCSQCALAFRTSSHLKRHLLTHLKLRCRRCKFSTVDKLAFQKHVKTHAKKYKCGTCNVMLPTKKLLEKHKRQHKLGV, via the exons ATGtcggcggggcagggggggccGGTGCCTGAGCCTGAGCCGGAGGCCGATGGTG AGTCGCACGTCTTTGAAATTGTTCTCCCAGTCACCGTCTTTGTGCTGAGCGATGATGACTTTCTCCAAGATGACGCGGAGGAGCCGGTGGCGTCCTTTCCAGAGCTGGAGGATGAGTGGAAGCATAACTTAAACAACAGCGTTTTCCTAAAAAGCGATGTGATGCCTTCAAGTGACAGTAACAGTTTGAgcatttgggaagaaaacagcGCTCCAAATGAGGATAATAGTTTGAAATGCTATGGAGAAGAATTGGCTGCCGAGAGTGTGTGTAACAGATCAAAATCAACATCTTTAAGTGATCAATGTGATGCAGGCACAGATAAATATAGTCAAAATGGTGTGTTGCCTACATCGTCTTGCAAAACAGAGCTTACGGAGATAAACGAAACCAGCGACAGAAAAGAACGTGATGGTGATGATGGCCTTCAGAAGatgcctcctcccctctcctctgctggCAATGAAGGTAGAGATGACATTGTCAAGACAAGCAGTCAGTTGGCATTGGCAGTGATATCTGAATGTGAAGAGAAGCTCGTCAGAACTGCAAGTCTTGGTTCTGATGGCAGTCGAGAGAAACAACCAGAAATTCACACGGAGATGGAGACAGTTGTTGAAATGGAAG ATCCTGATTCTTCAAAGAATGGAGATAATGAATCTactaacagaaaaagaagcGAATGTGAACATGAAACTCTGAGTTCTCGTTTGGAATATGGCCTGAAAGAAGAACTGAAACTTACCTATAATTGTTCTGCTCCATTTCATAATGGATGTTCTCCTACTTCAGAAGAATTGCTAAAAGATCTAGGGAAACTGGAGTCAAATGCTTCCACTTCCGCTGAATCAAATACTACTGGAGAGCATATTTATAAGACATTAACACCATTTCCTAGAAAAAGACATCAGCAACAAAAAGTTGCTTCTTCTCTTGCAAGCCCAAAAGAATTCCAAAGCCAGCAAGACAATTTAGCATGGCTAAGTAATAATGTGACCTTCATACCTCTTTCTAAAGCATCTTGTTCTATAAATAAGCCTGAAAGATTGAATTTTAAGTGCAGGTTTTGTAGTTCTTTATATAAATACAGTGCGCATCTAAAGAAACATCTTTATTCAGCTCATAAAgataagaaaatacataaatgctgcttttgtaaAAGAACCTTCTTCTTTTTTGTCAACCTTAAGAATCACCTTAAACTTCATAATAAAATGACTAGGTtgcaaaaggcaagaaaaaacagaataaatgcGAGAAAAGCTAGTCagagaaaatctgaagaaaggaaatttgagaccaagaaaagagaaagtaaatatgagaaatttttcatcaaaattgAAAGGGACTTTACACCTCTGGGTGTGCCAGTTAGTTTTTCCTgcaaaatttgtttctttacttCATCAAATCCGAGGATTTTTATTCATCACATGAAAGGACATAAAGCGAAACCACCTTACCAGTGTCCTCAATGTGAATATTCCTGCATTAGCTTATCCTATCTGTTAAATCACATGTACTGGCATGCTGGATATAAGCTGTACCAGTGCAGGTTTTGCACCTTTTTCTCATTATATTTTGCAAGCATGGTAAGGCATAGCTACATACACACAGGGGCTAAACCATATTCCTCCGAGTTCTGCCAGTCAGCATTCACAAGCACCACTGGGTTAGAGAGACACGGAAGATTACATGTGGGCAAAGAACCATGCCAAGGGCAGCAATGCGACTTTGTAAGTGGAAGGAAGAGAACTCGAAGACCTTTAAAGAATTATACATGTGATGAGTGTAACATAGTGTTTTACACTAGAGGGCATCTCAGCTTTCATAAGAAATTTCATGAACAGTTTAAGGCTCCTGCTAATGGATATATGAATCAGAGCAATGAATATCATAAAGACAAAATATGCAAAGTTGACAGTGTCTCCCAGGATCATGTTTCTCTGTCTCCTGGTAAAGAAAATGATTGTCTCAGTGGGGGAATGCTGGCTCCAGAAGTAGACTTTGAGTGGGCAGGTGATGTGCAGGACAATAAGAAAATGtgctctggaaagaaaatcCCTGAAAACAGCCATGGAAGCAGCAGCTTACCATTTATTGGGAATAGATCAGAAGTTCCTCTGAATTCATACAAAATGGATGCAGTCCTTTGCAAAGAGCAACCTCTATTCAACTCCAAGACCTCTCATTCACAAGTTCAAGATGATGATGCATATCATAAATTTGTGGAAAAATTAAAGGATACGTGGCCGTCCAGTTTGTCTACATTCAAAATGTACAAGTGCCAACGCTGCAATTATGCTACTGCTGTCCATAGTGACTTTAAGCTGCACctaaaaatacatacagatgAAAGACTGTTTGTGTGTAAAGAATGCAATAAGGCATTTCAAACATCAAGCCATTTGAAGAAACACAGCCTTGTTCACATTAAGAATGAATACGAGTTTGGCCATTGCCTCTATGTAGATAGCCGCTTAGAAGATCTTGAATTGCAACATGAAATGCATGTAGGCATGTGTCCAGAGAGAGAATTTCGTTCCTCGGAAGGTTCAAACAGCATCCATTCCTTGCTTGGTTCGGAATTCTGTGGAGTACAGCCAGATGtccagagaggcagagaagatGATTTGCTAGAACAAAGTCAGCCACAATTCTATCAGTGTGCAGAGTGTGAGTACACTACTTATATTTTAAGTAACCTTGAACTGCATGTAAGAACTCACACAGGTGAGAAACCCTACAGCTGCAGTGTTTGTCAGAAGAAGTTTCGTACTTCCAGTCACCTGAAAAGACACAGAGTCACACATTTTAATATGGAGCATCTCAAGTGTAGGAACTGTGACTATTCAACAAACAAATGGCTGTCCTTGAAACAGCATCTGGCTTCACACTCGTGTGGGGAAAGCTTATCTACTGGCTGTCTCTATGAACAAAAGCAGCTACCTGTCAAAACATACACGTGTGAAGAGTGTGGCTATTGCACAGCCCACAACGGAAACTTGAAGCTACACCTGAGAATTCATACGGGGGAGAAGCCCTTCAAGTGCAGTCAGTGTGCTCTTGCTTTCCGCACATCTAGCCACCTGAAGCGCCACTTACTGACCCATTTAAAATTGCGCTGCAGAAGGTGTAAATTTTCTACGGTAGATAAActtgctttccaaaagcatgtaaaaacacatgcaaaaaagTACAAGTGTGGAACGTGTAATGTGATGCTGCCTACCAAAAAACTTCTGGAAAAGCATAAGCGGCAACATAAGCTTGGAGTATAA